The following are from one region of the Actinomyces sp. oral taxon 897 genome:
- the ftsX gene encoding permease-like cell division protein FtsX, which yields MRLRFILSETFKGLSRNIAMTISVILVSFVSLLFVGSSALLQDQISTMKGAWYDKVEVSVFMCPPSSSSANCVNGEATQEQIDAVEKLVNSDTLKPYVKHYEIESKAQAYANFMKAYGKSAIGRNATEAMMPVSFRIKLHDPEKYQVVAEQFAGRDGVERVVDQGDTLEPLFLVMNRASWITGGLAAVMAVAAVLLISTTIRLSAMSRSKETGIMRLVGASNLFIQLPFMLEGALAALVGALLAVGALWAGVNTIVEGWLAKSIKFTTAFIGTGDVLRLAPFLVLAAILLAAASSAFSLSKYTRV from the coding sequence ATGCGACTGCGCTTTATCCTGTCGGAGACGTTCAAGGGCCTGAGCCGTAATATCGCGATGACCATCTCGGTCATCCTGGTCTCGTTCGTGTCCCTGCTCTTCGTGGGCTCCTCCGCCCTGCTCCAGGACCAGATCTCCACCATGAAGGGGGCCTGGTACGACAAGGTGGAGGTGAGCGTCTTCATGTGCCCGCCCTCATCCTCGTCCGCCAACTGCGTCAACGGGGAGGCCACCCAGGAGCAGATTGACGCGGTGGAGAAGCTGGTCAACTCGGACACCCTCAAGCCCTACGTGAAGCACTACGAGATCGAGTCCAAGGCCCAGGCCTACGCGAACTTTATGAAGGCCTATGGCAAGTCGGCGATCGGCCGCAACGCCACTGAGGCGATGATGCCGGTCTCCTTCCGTATCAAGCTCCACGACCCTGAGAAGTACCAGGTGGTGGCCGAGCAGTTCGCGGGGCGCGACGGGGTGGAGCGGGTCGTGGACCAGGGCGACACCCTCGAGCCCCTGTTCCTGGTCATGAACCGGGCCTCCTGGATCACCGGCGGCCTGGCGGCGGTCATGGCGGTGGCCGCGGTCCTGCTGATCTCCACCACGATCCGCCTGTCCGCCATGAGCCGGTCCAAGGAGACCGGCATTATGAGGCTGGTAGGGGCGTCGAATCTGTTTATCCAGCTTCCCTTTATGCTGGAGGGCGCCCTGGCGGCGCTCGTGGGCGCGCTCCTGGCCGTGGGCGCGCTGTGGGCCGGGGTGAACACTATTGTGGAGGGCTGGCTGGCCAAGTCCATCAAGTTCACGACGGCCTTTATCGGTACCGGTGACGTCCTGCGCCTGGCACCCTTCCTGGTGCTCGCCGCGATCCTCCTGGCTGCCGCGTCCTCGGCCTTCTCCTTGTCCAAGTACACGAGGGTCTGA
- a CDS encoding GTPase, producing the protein MTDTVLDDQHLQERLARMRQALDACPTEVPASLAIPARTGMDEVAKRLALGVDHTVVAFFGGTGSGKSSLFNAITQLDFADVGARRPTTSRAAACTWGDDAVALLDFLGVNEDRRIRRDSLLDATDQDDLEGLVLLDVPDYDSVTTAHALQVDRLVPLADILVWVVDPQKYADAALHEGYLRGLGARQEDMLILVNQIDTLPATGVNTLLADVRELLDADGLRDVQVLPVSAVRGDNLGTFRTLLRERVARESNAARTASAEMDAIARRLRPTVAERLVRVEPALVAETTTALIQASGAAAVEDSVRAALAHALPRSLARPEPPSRATVASIQTTWLRRTTHGLPLVWLRSVEESVISPEALAAQSTEAVGSVPLPGHRAPLIDLSWWGGILLFVIGLVWGGIGLSQGTVEPAAAAVGLVGLLMLSWSAYQRRVRARREATHYGEQVRSRLDTVVGRGLEAPATEVLGRHRLLQSALGLPETPGPEGTRA; encoded by the coding sequence ATGACTGACACCGTGCTGGACGACCAGCACCTTCAGGAGCGCCTGGCCCGCATGAGACAGGCGCTGGACGCCTGCCCCACCGAGGTCCCCGCGAGCCTGGCCATCCCCGCCCGCACCGGGATGGACGAGGTCGCCAAGCGCCTGGCCCTGGGGGTGGACCACACCGTGGTCGCCTTCTTCGGCGGCACCGGCTCGGGCAAGTCCTCCCTGTTCAACGCCATCACCCAGCTGGACTTTGCCGACGTGGGGGCGCGTCGTCCTACCACCTCCCGGGCGGCGGCCTGCACCTGGGGCGACGACGCCGTCGCCCTCCTGGACTTCCTGGGCGTCAACGAGGACCGACGCATCCGCCGTGACTCCCTGCTGGACGCGACCGACCAGGACGACCTGGAGGGGCTGGTCCTCCTCGACGTGCCCGACTACGACTCGGTGACCACCGCCCACGCCCTCCAGGTGGACCGCCTCGTCCCGCTGGCGGACATCCTGGTGTGGGTGGTGGATCCCCAGAAGTACGCCGACGCCGCCCTGCACGAGGGCTACCTGCGGGGTCTGGGCGCCCGCCAGGAGGACATGCTCATCCTGGTCAACCAGATCGACACCCTGCCTGCCACGGGCGTGAACACGCTCCTGGCCGACGTACGTGAGCTCCTGGACGCCGACGGCCTGCGTGACGTGCAGGTCCTGCCGGTCTCGGCGGTGCGTGGGGACAACCTGGGCACCTTCCGCACCCTGCTGCGTGAGCGCGTCGCCCGGGAGTCCAACGCCGCCCGGACCGCCAGCGCCGAGATGGACGCCATTGCCCGGCGCCTGCGTCCCACCGTGGCGGAGCGCCTGGTACGTGTGGAGCCCGCCCTGGTGGCGGAGACCACCACCGCCCTCATCCAGGCCTCCGGCGCCGCCGCCGTGGAGGACTCCGTGCGGGCGGCGCTCGCCCACGCCCTGCCGCGTTCCCTGGCCCGTCCGGAACCCCCCTCCCGGGCGACGGTGGCCTCCATCCAGACCACCTGGCTGCGCCGCACCACCCACGGCCTGCCCCTGGTCTGGCTGCGCAGCGTGGAGGAGTCCGTCATCTCCCCCGAGGCGCTGGCCGCCCAGAGCACCGAGGCGGTGGGCAGCGTGCCCCTGCCCGGCCACCGTGCCCCGCTCATTGACCTCAGCTGGTGGGGCGGGATCCTGCTGTTCGTCATCGGCCTGGTCTGGGGCGGGATCGGCCTGTCCCAGGGCACCGTGGAGCCCGCCGCCGCGGCCGTGGGGCTGGTCGGCCTGCTCATGCTGAGCTGGTCCGCCTACCAGCGGCGGGTGCGGGCCCGCCGGGAGGCGACGCACTACGGCGAGCAGGTGCGCAGCCGTCTGGACACCGTGGTGGGCCGGGGGCTGGAGGCCCCGGCCACCGAGGTCCTGGGGCGTCACCGCCTCCTCCAGTCGGCGCTGGGGCTGCCCGAGACCCCCGGGCCTGAGGGCACCCGGGCCTGA
- the ftsE gene encoding cell division ATP-binding protein FtsE: MIRFDHVSKVYKRGARPALDDVEIRVEREEFVFLVGASGSGKSTFLRLVLREERPTSGSVHVLGRDLSQISTWKVPQLRRQIGFVFQDFRLLENKTVLENVAIASQVIGKPRHYVLSAVPEVLKLVGLAGKEKRLPHELSGGEQQRVAIARAMVNRPKLLLADEPTGNLDPTTSVGIIGLLDRINRQGTTVVMATHDDEIVNQMRKRVIELKAGQVVRDQSHGFYGSDR; this comes from the coding sequence ATGATCCGATTCGACCACGTGTCCAAGGTCTACAAGCGGGGGGCCCGGCCGGCGCTCGACGACGTCGAGATCAGGGTCGAGCGCGAGGAGTTCGTCTTCCTGGTGGGGGCTTCGGGCAGCGGGAAGTCGACCTTCCTGCGCCTGGTCCTGCGTGAGGAGCGCCCCACCTCCGGCTCCGTCCACGTCCTGGGGCGCGACCTGTCCCAGATCTCCACCTGGAAGGTCCCCCAGCTGCGGCGGCAGATAGGCTTCGTGTTCCAGGACTTCCGCCTGCTGGAGAACAAGACGGTGCTGGAGAACGTGGCCATTGCCTCCCAGGTGATCGGCAAGCCCCGTCACTACGTCCTCTCCGCCGTCCCCGAGGTGCTCAAGCTGGTGGGCCTGGCGGGCAAGGAGAAGCGCCTGCCCCACGAGCTCAGCGGCGGCGAGCAGCAGCGCGTGGCCATTGCCCGCGCCATGGTCAACCGTCCCAAGCTCCTGCTCGCCGACGAGCCCACCGGGAACCTCGACCCCACCACGTCGGTAGGCATTATCGGCCTCCTGGACCGTATCAACCGCCAGGGCACCACCGTGGTCATGGCGACCCACGACGACGAGATCGTCAACCAAATGCGTAAGCGCGTCATTGAGCTCAAGGCCGGTCAGGTGGTCCGCGACCAGTCCCACGGCTTCTACGGCTCGGACCGCTGA
- a CDS encoding GTPase produces MAPPASPVPSSGEASVSSLSRSQLMDVLTDTARDLDNLDLSLTAPGVEAARRARASLVAQIRDHVLPRLADADIPAIVVVGGSTGAGKSTLVNSILGAEVSEAGVLRPTTRVPVLVVNPEDAQSLADHPVTGVSRLVTSEAVPAGLALVDASDLDSVQEANRTLASRLLEAADLWLFVTTAARYGDQTPWTTLEEAARRRTSIAVVLNRIPASILAEVRTDLVARLAGLGLSESPLFIVPDAGPHEGLLTASSVAELRTWLQLLAGRHRAAGLVRRTGRAQWTALRAELTQLAEDVDTQADAAAALEAETRILRQSPTSDLARDVELGSCGEGAPTTRWLTSASAGGPLASLAQGGRLGRGWFGRATRSRAAALAELAVEVRACVASRLEATVVAASDDATRVWQEAGAGTAAERLLPRTVDAVDVLRTWSDSVTETTVMAPKGLTPGATADLLIAAAAGVEGARGAAERLGLGQELERAQTSLTQALGGALAVLLPEGAAASLAPDPSLAAALRLRASELAPFAQPGGTGGIGYD; encoded by the coding sequence ATGGCCCCTCCTGCCTCCCCAGTCCCCTCCAGCGGGGAAGCGTCCGTCAGCTCACTGAGCCGCAGCCAGCTCATGGACGTGCTCACGGACACCGCCCGTGACCTGGATAACCTCGACCTCAGTCTGACCGCTCCCGGGGTCGAGGCCGCACGTCGTGCCCGGGCCAGCCTGGTCGCCCAGATACGCGACCACGTCCTGCCCCGCCTGGCGGACGCGGACATCCCCGCCATTGTCGTGGTCGGTGGCTCCACGGGCGCGGGCAAGTCCACGCTCGTCAACTCCATCCTGGGCGCCGAGGTCTCTGAGGCGGGCGTCCTGCGTCCCACCACCCGGGTGCCCGTCCTGGTCGTCAACCCCGAGGACGCCCAGTCCCTGGCGGACCACCCGGTCACGGGGGTCTCACGCCTGGTCACCTCCGAGGCCGTGCCCGCCGGCCTGGCCCTCGTGGACGCCTCCGACCTGGACAGCGTCCAGGAGGCCAACCGCACCCTGGCCTCGCGCCTGCTGGAGGCGGCGGATCTGTGGCTCTTCGTGACCACCGCCGCCCGCTACGGGGACCAGACCCCGTGGACCACGCTGGAGGAGGCGGCCAGGCGCCGTACCTCCATCGCCGTCGTCCTCAACCGGATCCCGGCCTCGATCCTGGCCGAGGTGCGCACCGACCTGGTGGCCCGCCTGGCCGGGCTGGGGCTGAGCGAGTCCCCCCTGTTCATCGTCCCCGACGCCGGCCCCCACGAGGGCCTGCTGACCGCCTCCTCCGTGGCCGAGCTGCGTACCTGGCTCCAGCTCCTGGCCGGGCGCCACCGCGCCGCCGGGCTGGTGCGCCGCACCGGACGGGCCCAGTGGACGGCCCTGCGCGCCGAGCTCACCCAGCTCGCCGAGGACGTGGACACCCAGGCCGACGCCGCCGCCGCCCTGGAGGCCGAGACCAGGATCCTGCGTCAGTCCCCGACCTCGGACCTCGCCCGTGACGTGGAGCTGGGCTCCTGCGGCGAGGGCGCTCCGACGACCCGCTGGCTGACCTCCGCCTCCGCCGGCGGCCCCCTGGCCTCCCTGGCCCAGGGCGGGCGCCTGGGACGCGGCTGGTTCGGACGGGCCACCCGGTCCCGTGCCGCCGCCCTGGCCGAGCTGGCCGTGGAGGTACGTGCCTGCGTGGCCTCCCGCCTGGAGGCCACCGTCGTGGCGGCCTCCGACGACGCCACCCGGGTGTGGCAGGAGGCCGGGGCCGGGACGGCGGCCGAGCGCCTGCTGCCCCGGACCGTCGACGCCGTCGACGTCCTCAGGACGTGGTCCGATAGTGTGACTGAGACCACTGTGATGGCGCCAAAGGGGCTGACCCCTGGCGCCACCGCCGACCTGCTGATCGCCGCCGCCGCCGGGGTGGAGGGGGCTCGTGGCGCCGCGGAGCGCCTGGGACTGGGCCAGGAGCTGGAGCGCGCCCAGACCTCCCTGACCCAGGCCCTCGGCGGTGCCCTCGCCGTCCTCCTGCCCGAGGGGGCGGCGGCCAGCCTGGCCCCTGACCCCTCGCTGGCCGCGGCCCTGCGCCTACGCGCCAGCGAGCTAGCTCCCTTCGCCCAGCCCGGAGGAACTGGAGGAATCGGCTATGACTGA
- a CDS encoding serine/threonine-protein kinase, with amino-acid sequence MTDTPARRLGSSYVLTERVGAGAQGEVWRGHHVDSTEPLAFKVLRADLVDDPAVVERFIKERSTLLRVRSPYVVAIRDVVIEGSTFAIVMDYVDGGDLSGLLRTEGPLPPARLAALGSRIARGLAAVHHAGVVHRDVKPANILLSAASPGHDGVAPAPRGTPAGGGQGAVVPRVGDFGVARICDTLTAAQATGAIGTPLYMAPEILSPQAPTPAADVYSLGVMLYVMTCAVPPFLGEPAQLLHQHARRDPGRPDGVPDPLWELMAAMLAKHPQDRPDADVVARSLEVMETALAGLPATPRLPAPPPSAPSALPYDWDYPGALAPGTAGAGPAGSGPPARPGPAGGSPGGTAPAAGAPAALGAQAGPTLVTPQDRTSPMADVQGYGIAPAPGPGGSPANSRPPGGPRRGGPRRRRRWVGVTVVLVVLALAAAGAGAWWWGSSTRDYPGWLAALPVGNSAREDQRLADVSEAALAPGGGMLAARSSGTWSLYDLTSSDKAPVWSGDCYKAAFWNARTLLCQQSSSSRSVLVSTGGTTAVPGPKDTVYVGATQDYAVVVDKARNRSNGDLIALDAQGKEVWRAAGAYSKGMVRNGFVLTYEDNSDSVQVLSAATGEVLVSALDKEPDFDPEDRAWPGGFNIGTGTAAFSRVTSEGATVYNASGSQVRSVPGTFRNPPTWASSAPLDAERLAQAYTAAAKNPSALQAIGPDRVVDVTVDTSACTASAGGTQLALPRRGSQEVCLLRPLGTLGEDLLMQVGQPDSGSDAAGDRVVAYSTATGRPVWEVRGTYTGVVAAPGQPSQVRLLVTQGGSYGDLVVYTVLRR; translated from the coding sequence ATGACCGACACCCCCGCCCGCCGTCTCGGAAGCTCCTACGTCCTTACGGAGCGGGTGGGCGCGGGCGCCCAGGGGGAGGTCTGGCGCGGTCACCACGTGGACTCCACCGAGCCCCTGGCCTTCAAGGTCCTACGGGCCGACCTGGTGGACGACCCCGCCGTGGTGGAGCGGTTTATTAAGGAGCGCTCCACCCTGCTGCGGGTGCGCAGCCCCTACGTGGTGGCCATCCGCGACGTCGTCATCGAGGGATCCACCTTCGCCATTGTCATGGACTACGTCGACGGCGGGGACCTGTCCGGGCTGCTGCGCACCGAGGGCCCGCTGCCGCCGGCACGCCTGGCCGCCCTGGGGTCACGTATCGCCCGGGGCCTGGCCGCCGTCCACCACGCCGGGGTGGTCCACCGGGACGTCAAGCCCGCCAATATCCTCCTGAGCGCGGCCAGCCCAGGCCACGACGGCGTCGCGCCAGCCCCCCGGGGCACGCCCGCAGGCGGTGGGCAGGGCGCCGTGGTACCCCGGGTGGGGGACTTCGGGGTGGCCCGCATCTGCGACACCCTCACCGCCGCGCAGGCCACGGGCGCCATCGGGACCCCCCTGTACATGGCCCCCGAGATCCTGTCCCCGCAGGCCCCCACCCCCGCGGCGGACGTCTACTCCCTGGGGGTCATGCTCTACGTCATGACCTGCGCCGTGCCGCCCTTCCTCGGTGAGCCCGCCCAGCTGCTGCACCAGCACGCCCGCCGTGACCCCGGACGGCCCGACGGCGTCCCGGACCCCCTGTGGGAGCTCATGGCCGCCATGCTGGCCAAGCACCCGCAGGACCGTCCCGACGCCGACGTGGTGGCCCGGAGCCTGGAGGTCATGGAGACGGCCCTGGCAGGTCTGCCCGCCACCCCCAGGCTCCCGGCCCCTCCCCCGTCCGCGCCCTCAGCCCTCCCCTACGACTGGGACTACCCCGGGGCCCTGGCCCCTGGCACCGCGGGCGCGGGACCGGCAGGCTCCGGCCCACCAGCGCGGCCGGGCCCGGCGGGAGGCTCCCCCGGGGGGACTGCACCGGCAGCGGGCGCCCCCGCGGCCCTTGGGGCACAGGCCGGGCCGACTCTCGTGACCCCGCAGGACCGCACGTCCCCCATGGCGGACGTACAGGGGTACGGCATCGCCCCGGCCCCTGGACCCGGGGGCTCCCCGGCCAACTCCCGGCCCCCAGGCGGCCCCCGGCGCGGTGGGCCCCGCCGCAGGCGCCGGTGGGTCGGCGTGACAGTGGTGCTGGTGGTACTCGCCCTGGCCGCGGCAGGGGCCGGGGCGTGGTGGTGGGGTAGCAGCACCCGGGACTACCCGGGCTGGCTCGCCGCCCTGCCAGTAGGCAACTCCGCCCGGGAGGACCAGCGTCTGGCCGACGTCTCCGAGGCCGCCCTGGCCCCGGGCGGGGGCATGCTGGCCGCCAGGTCCTCGGGCACGTGGTCCCTGTACGACCTCACCAGCAGTGACAAGGCCCCCGTCTGGAGCGGGGACTGCTACAAGGCCGCCTTCTGGAACGCGAGGACCCTGCTGTGCCAGCAGTCCTCCTCCAGCAGGAGCGTCCTGGTCAGTACAGGTGGGACCACAGCCGTCCCCGGCCCCAAGGACACGGTGTACGTAGGCGCCACCCAGGACTACGCCGTCGTCGTCGACAAGGCCAGGAACCGCTCTAACGGCGACCTCATCGCCCTGGACGCCCAGGGCAAGGAGGTGTGGCGGGCCGCCGGGGCCTACTCCAAGGGGATGGTGCGCAACGGTTTCGTCCTGACCTACGAGGACAACTCCGACTCGGTGCAGGTCCTGTCAGCAGCCACCGGTGAGGTCCTGGTCTCCGCCCTGGACAAGGAGCCCGACTTCGACCCGGAGGACCGCGCCTGGCCGGGGGGCTTCAATATCGGCACCGGGACCGCGGCCTTCTCCCGCGTCACCTCCGAGGGCGCCACGGTCTACAACGCCAGCGGCAGCCAGGTGAGGAGCGTGCCGGGGACCTTCAGGAACCCGCCGACCTGGGCCTCCTCGGCCCCCCTGGACGCCGAGAGGCTGGCACAGGCCTACACCGCGGCCGCCAAGAACCCCTCGGCGCTCCAGGCCATCGGCCCTGACCGCGTCGTGGACGTCACCGTGGACACCAGCGCCTGCACGGCCTCGGCAGGAGGCACGCAGCTGGCGCTCCCCCGGCGGGGCTCCCAGGAGGTCTGCCTCCTCAGGCCCCTGGGCACCCTGGGCGAGGACCTGCTCATGCAGGTGGGCCAGCCCGACTCCGGCTCGGACGCCGCCGGGGACAGGGTCGTCGCCTACTCCACGGCCACCGGTCGGCCGGTGTGGGAGGTACGGGGAACCTACACGGGCGTGGTCGCCGCGCCGGGTCAGCCCAGCCAGGTACGTCTCCTGGTAACCCAGGGCGGCAGCTACGGGGACCTGGTGGTCTACACCGTCCTCAGGAGGTAG
- a CDS encoding protein kinase domain-containing protein, with the protein MQRLGSIYTLDERIGSGAQGEVWRGHADGSQEVLAFKVLRRDLARESSVVSAFLKESETLRRVASPAVVSIRDIVAEGETLALVMDYVGGGDLTAKLHHEGPQSPAMVAWIGASVAVGLEAIHAAGVVHRDVKPANILLDPATDPPTPKVADFGVARICDSASTTRSTMFVGTPLYMAPEVADGMPASPAMDVYSLGIVLYELSCGVTPFVGTPAYLIKAHAGLLPGRPQGVPDALWNLIAAMTAKDPAARPTMTAVREALSTLVTTLAQLPPAPALTEPPQALPAATPVSGDQTMVAGIPATGVLPAVPSASAASAASYPGVPAGPGVPGSAASAASYPGVPAGPGVPGSAASAASYPGMPAGPGVPAPGAPGAPGAPGAPEAADAAAGPAAPAKKRRRGLVVALVVALVLLGAGGAGAFYLLRDTGEDKAGPAPVTTTDPGPTPSPTPSTRPSVTASATASATPSKLTSMPDLVGKTEAEAKKALPGSITVKIKQKSVSDASKVGKVLETDPAAGAAVPTEVTLTIGAKVATIYLSDLKAVTSNAFSSNPATLNGQKYAHSIYNAEYARDSSTEWNLGRHFTHLSGKLGLSDNSKDADATFTVDFYADQTLLKTETVSFGTFTDLDLDMTNVLRLKIVVTRTTGNNASVVLGDAALEGSPDQVPSLDELNKGN; encoded by the coding sequence ATGCAAAGGCTTGGTAGCATCTACACCCTTGATGAGCGTATTGGCAGCGGCGCTCAGGGGGAGGTGTGGCGCGGGCACGCGGACGGGTCACAGGAGGTCCTGGCGTTCAAGGTCCTCCGTCGTGACCTGGCCAGGGAGAGCTCGGTGGTCAGCGCCTTCCTCAAGGAGAGCGAGACGCTGCGCCGGGTCGCCAGCCCCGCGGTGGTCAGCATCCGCGACATCGTGGCCGAGGGGGAGACCCTGGCCCTGGTCATGGACTACGTGGGAGGCGGCGACCTGACGGCGAAGCTGCACCACGAGGGCCCCCAGAGCCCGGCGATGGTGGCCTGGATCGGCGCCTCGGTCGCCGTGGGCCTGGAGGCGATCCACGCCGCCGGGGTGGTCCACCGGGACGTCAAGCCCGCCAATATCCTCCTGGACCCCGCCACCGACCCGCCTACGCCCAAGGTGGCCGACTTCGGCGTGGCCAGGATCTGCGACTCCGCCTCCACCACCCGATCGACCATGTTCGTGGGCACACCCCTGTACATGGCCCCGGAGGTGGCTGACGGCATGCCCGCCTCCCCCGCCATGGACGTGTACTCCCTGGGGATCGTGCTCTACGAGCTCTCCTGCGGCGTCACCCCGTTCGTGGGCACCCCGGCCTACCTCATTAAGGCCCACGCCGGCCTCCTGCCCGGGCGGCCCCAGGGCGTGCCGGACGCCCTGTGGAACCTGATTGCCGCCATGACGGCCAAGGACCCGGCCGCGCGTCCCACCATGACCGCCGTGCGCGAGGCCCTGAGCACCCTGGTCACCACGCTCGCGCAGCTCCCGCCCGCCCCCGCCCTCACCGAGCCCCCGCAGGCCCTGCCGGCCGCGACGCCGGTCAGCGGGGACCAGACCATGGTCGCCGGCATCCCGGCCACCGGGGTCCTGCCCGCGGTGCCCTCAGCCTCCGCGGCCAGCGCCGCCTCCTACCCGGGGGTGCCAGCAGGCCCGGGGGTGCCTGGCTCCGCCGCCAGCGCCGCCTCCTACCCGGGGGTGCCAGCAGGTCCGGGGGTGCCTGGCTCCGCCGCCAGCGCCGCCTCCTACCCCGGCATGCCAGCGGGCCCGGGGGTGCCGGCCCCCGGAGCCCCCGGAGCCCCAGGTGCCCCCGGTGCGCCGGAGGCCGCTGACGCCGCTGCCGGCCCCGCAGCGCCCGCCAAGAAGCGGCGGCGGGGGCTGGTGGTGGCCCTGGTGGTGGCACTCGTGCTCCTGGGAGCCGGTGGCGCGGGCGCCTTCTACCTCCTGAGGGACACGGGCGAGGACAAGGCCGGGCCCGCACCGGTCACCACCACGGATCCCGGCCCGACGCCCTCACCCACCCCCTCGACCAGGCCCTCGGTCACGGCGTCGGCCACGGCGTCGGCCACGCCCTCAAAGCTCACCTCCATGCCCGACCTGGTGGGCAAGACCGAGGCCGAGGCCAAGAAGGCCCTGCCTGGCAGTATCACGGTCAAGATCAAGCAGAAGTCGGTCTCCGACGCCTCCAAGGTCGGTAAGGTCCTGGAGACCGACCCGGCCGCCGGGGCGGCCGTGCCCACCGAGGTCACCCTGACCATTGGCGCCAAGGTGGCCACTATCTACCTCTCCGACCTCAAGGCAGTGACCTCCAACGCGTTTTCCTCAAACCCGGCGACCCTCAATGGGCAGAAGTACGCCCACTCCATTTACAACGCGGAATACGCCAGGGATAGCAGCACTGAGTGGAACCTGGGACGCCACTTCACCCACCTGTCCGGCAAGCTGGGCCTGAGCGACAACTCCAAGGACGCCGACGCCACCTTTACGGTGGACTTCTACGCCGACCAGACGCTGCTCAAGACCGAGACCGTCTCCTTCGGGACGTTCACCGACCTGGACCTGGACATGACCAACGTCCTGCGCCTCAAGATCGTGGTCACCCGCACCACGGGGAACAACGCCAGCGTGGTCCTGGGGGACGCTGCCCTGGAGGGCAGCCCCGACCAGGTGCCCAGCCTCGACGAGCTCAACAAGGGCAACTAG
- the orn gene encoding oligoribonuclease: MTGLDLDADALIEVAVIVTDYELRPQGEGIDVLIRPPAAALEQMNDFVRKMHTSSGLLAELEGGLPLEQARRQVLDYVRSLVPEPRTAQLAGNSVGTDKAFLVRDMPELVDHLHYRVVDVSSIKELAKRWYPRTYFRSPEKRGGHRALADIAESIDELRYYRAVLFPADEGPTSEACQAAAEQVLASPTAEVMRQAGPR; encoded by the coding sequence ATGACCGGCCTGGACCTCGACGCTGACGCTCTCATTGAGGTGGCCGTCATTGTCACCGACTACGAGCTGCGCCCCCAGGGTGAGGGGATCGACGTCCTCATCCGTCCCCCGGCCGCCGCCCTGGAGCAGATGAACGACTTCGTGCGGAAGATGCACACCTCCTCGGGGCTGCTGGCGGAGCTGGAGGGCGGGCTGCCCCTGGAGCAGGCCCGCAGGCAGGTCCTGGACTACGTGCGCTCCCTGGTGCCCGAGCCCCGTACGGCCCAGCTCGCGGGCAACTCCGTGGGTACCGACAAGGCGTTCCTGGTGCGGGACATGCCCGAGCTGGTGGACCACCTCCACTACCGGGTGGTGGACGTCTCCAGCATTAAGGAGCTGGCCAAGCGGTGGTACCCGCGCACCTACTTCCGCTCCCCGGAGAAGCGCGGGGGCCACCGGGCCCTGGCGGACATCGCGGAGTCCATTGACGAGCTGCGCTACTACCGGGCGGTGCTCTTCCCCGCCGACGAGGGGCCCACGAGCGAAGCCTGCCAGGCGGCGGCGGAGCAGGTGCTCGCCAGCCCGACGGCGGAGGTCATGAGGCAGGCGGGTCCTCGCTGA